From one Bacteroides intestinalis DSM 17393 genomic stretch:
- a CDS encoding RagB/SusD family nutrient uptake outer membrane protein, which produces MKKKIIPFIIGALMLTGCDDLFSPAIENFQGVENMHNDAEYARGILHNVYSLIPGYYDNSEYGTDDAVTNQPSNVYLQMATGAWTSSSYNPQNQWTNSYGAIQYINLFLANVEGVKWSDDEELNKLFAQRLIGEAYGLRGMFYFYLLRAHAGFGANGELLGVPIFTEPQTVESNFNQPRASFQACVEQIYNDLSEAERRLPYEYEDVSGSVPTDFQNLTTDVGKYNTVMGAKARQLYNGIIARAFRARTAILAASPLFEDAANAATWADAANAAAAVIDYKGGISGLASDGVEYYSPTIVNTIQDGANPNEILWRGNKGSGDNDQESQNFPPSLYGNGYMNPSQNLVDAFPMSNGYPISDVTASGYDANNPYAGRDPRLGKYIFYNGSTISEKSITININEGNQDGVNVTENRSTRTGYYMRKRLRMDVNCNPASISKQPHYTPRIRYTEMYLIYAEAANEAWGPKNANGKGFSAYDIIKAIRKRAGVGGADDAYLEACAASKEQMRELIRNERRLELCFEGFRFWDLRRWKANLNESVYGINWSGNSYQKITVEERSYEDYMYCCPIPNSEILKYSNLIQNRGWK; this is translated from the coding sequence ATGAAAAAGAAAATTATACCTTTTATAATAGGTGCCCTGATGCTCACTGGTTGTGATGACTTATTTTCACCGGCCATCGAAAACTTTCAAGGCGTGGAAAACATGCATAATGACGCCGAATACGCACGGGGAATACTGCACAATGTATACAGTTTAATTCCGGGCTATTACGACAACAGCGAATATGGCACGGATGACGCCGTAACCAATCAGCCAAGTAACGTGTATCTGCAAATGGCTACCGGTGCCTGGACCTCAAGTTCGTATAATCCGCAGAATCAATGGACCAACTCTTATGGTGCCATTCAGTACATCAACCTCTTTCTGGCGAATGTGGAAGGCGTAAAATGGTCGGATGATGAAGAATTAAACAAACTATTCGCACAACGCCTCATCGGCGAAGCCTACGGACTCCGTGGCATGTTCTATTTCTACCTGCTTCGCGCCCATGCCGGTTTCGGTGCAAACGGCGAACTGCTTGGTGTACCCATATTTACGGAACCTCAAACTGTAGAATCGAACTTCAACCAGCCTCGCGCTTCATTTCAGGCTTGTGTAGAACAAATCTACAATGACCTTTCCGAAGCAGAAAGAAGGCTTCCTTATGAATATGAAGATGTTTCGGGAAGCGTTCCTACAGACTTCCAAAATCTCACAACAGATGTCGGAAAATACAACACTGTTATGGGTGCAAAAGCACGTCAGTTGTATAATGGAATCATAGCCCGCGCTTTCCGCGCACGCACAGCCATACTGGCCGCCAGTCCTCTTTTCGAGGATGCTGCCAATGCCGCCACATGGGCAGATGCAGCCAATGCCGCCGCTGCTGTGATAGACTATAAAGGAGGCATATCAGGATTAGCCTCCGATGGAGTGGAATATTACTCTCCTACCATTGTAAATACCATTCAGGACGGTGCCAATCCGAATGAAATCTTATGGAGAGGTAACAAAGGTAGTGGTGATAACGACCAGGAATCACAAAATTTCCCACCAAGTTTATATGGAAATGGTTATATGAATCCGTCACAGAATCTGGTGGATGCATTTCCTATGAGCAATGGATACCCTATCAGTGACGTAACAGCCAGCGGATACGATGCCAACAATCCTTATGCGGGACGCGACCCCCGTTTAGGCAAATACATCTTTTACAATGGAAGTACAATCAGTGAGAAGAGTATAACAATCAACATCAATGAAGGAAATCAGGATGGTGTTAACGTAACTGAAAACCGTTCGACTCGAACAGGTTATTACATGAGAAAACGCTTGCGCATGGATGTGAACTGTAATCCGGCATCCATTTCCAAACAGCCGCATTATACTCCCCGCATCCGCTATACAGAAATGTACCTGATTTATGCTGAGGCTGCCAATGAAGCTTGGGGACCGAAAAATGCCAATGGAAAAGGCTTCTCCGCTTACGATATAATCAAAGCCATCCGGAAACGTGCCGGAGTAGGCGGTGCCGATGATGCCTATCTGGAAGCATGTGCTGCCAGCAAAGAACAAATGCGTGAACTGATCCGCAATGAACGTCGATTGGAACTTTGCTTCGAAGGATTTCGTTTCTGGGATCTCCGTCGATGGAAAGCAAACCTGAACGAATCGGTATATGGCATCAACTGGAGCGGTAACAGCTATCAGAAGATAACCGTAGAAGAACGTTCGTATGAAGACTATATGTACTGTTGCCCTATCCCCAACTCTGAGATACTGAAGTACAGCAACCTTATCCAGAATAGAGGATGGAAATAA
- a CDS encoding glycosyl hydrolase — protein MKQLIRTLCIFLMGMSCWACSDNNNAETDDNGKGAYALFLKKSITVSAGENQTEIVVEWAKTSWEITFEQGDIVKSITPMSGGSNDGEKQYTKIKVICNANTSMKQRTQTIHITDKANKQTADLLIEQEPAFKSVTLNIDPTVKYQPIAGFGGMYNPKIWCGGNLISARQLNQMYGEGGLGYSILRLMVYPNESDWNADVEAAKAAQANGAIVFACPWDCTDALSEQIKVNGKEVKHLKKENYEAYADHLIRYINFMKQNGVDLYAISVQNEPDMDFTYWTPQEVVDFVKQYGAKIRETGVRLMSPEACGTQPEYTDPIINDAGAFAQTDIIAGHLYQGFTDLDNGYVKNRHDYICGLYPRIQGKTWWMTEHLFNDGEKSDDPSAWEFQKWQYCLNHLGKEIHMCMEGYCSAYIYWYLKRFYGLMGDNDKRSPVDEGEIAKNGYIMAHYAQYATGTTRIKAVTNNTGICATAYINEAGNEVTVVLLNFTEATQCVEIPLAGTKRASAVETNENKNMEVISTEIPESGEGVYVLLSGNSITSIRLTL, from the coding sequence ATGAAACAACTTATTAGAACTTTATGCATTTTTCTGATGGGAATGTCATGTTGGGCATGCTCTGATAATAATAATGCGGAGACTGATGATAACGGGAAGGGCGCATATGCGCTCTTCCTAAAAAAGTCAATTACAGTGAGTGCCGGTGAAAATCAGACGGAGATAGTTGTAGAATGGGCAAAAACTTCCTGGGAGATAACCTTCGAACAGGGAGATATTGTAAAAAGTATAACTCCGATGTCGGGTGGAAGTAATGATGGAGAAAAACAGTATACAAAAATTAAAGTGATTTGTAATGCTAACACTTCGATGAAACAGCGTACACAAACTATCCACATTACTGACAAAGCCAACAAACAGACTGCTGATTTACTGATAGAACAGGAACCGGCGTTCAAGTCTGTTACACTCAATATTGACCCTACAGTGAAATATCAGCCGATAGCAGGATTCGGTGGAATGTATAATCCTAAAATTTGGTGTGGCGGAAACCTCATTTCTGCCCGGCAATTAAACCAAATGTATGGTGAAGGCGGATTGGGCTATTCTATCCTTCGCCTGATGGTTTATCCCAACGAATCTGATTGGAATGCTGATGTCGAAGCGGCTAAAGCGGCACAGGCCAATGGAGCAATAGTTTTTGCATGTCCGTGGGACTGTACAGATGCTCTCTCCGAGCAAATTAAGGTGAACGGCAAAGAAGTAAAACATCTCAAAAAAGAGAACTATGAGGCATACGCCGACCATCTTATCCGTTATATCAATTTCATGAAGCAGAATGGAGTAGACCTTTATGCCATATCTGTTCAGAATGAACCGGACATGGACTTTACTTACTGGACTCCCCAAGAAGTAGTGGATTTTGTGAAGCAATACGGCGCCAAAATCCGTGAAACCGGAGTCAGACTGATGTCTCCCGAAGCATGCGGTACGCAGCCCGAATACACGGATCCGATAATCAACGATGCCGGAGCATTTGCACAGACCGATATTATTGCCGGACACCTTTATCAAGGTTTTACAGACTTGGATAATGGATACGTCAAAAATCGTCACGATTACATCTGCGGTCTCTATCCCCGCATCCAAGGAAAGACGTGGTGGATGACGGAACACCTCTTTAATGACGGAGAAAAATCAGATGATCCGTCAGCATGGGAATTCCAAAAGTGGCAATACTGTCTCAACCATCTTGGCAAAGAAATCCACATGTGCATGGAAGGCTATTGCAGTGCATACATATACTGGTATTTAAAGCGCTTTTATGGATTAATGGGCGATAACGACAAACGCAGCCCGGTGGATGAAGGTGAAATAGCTAAGAATGGTTACATCATGGCCCATTACGCACAGTATGCCACAGGTACTACCCGCATTAAAGCTGTCACGAATAATACAGGGATATGTGCCACAGCCTACATCAATGAGGCAGGAAATGAAGTAACGGTTGTATTGCTGAATTTCACCGAAGCCACCCAGTGTGTAGAAATACCATTGGCAGGAACGAAGCGTGCAAGTGCCGTTGAAACAAATGAAAATAAAAATATGGAAGTTATCAGTACTGAGATACCGGAATCCGGTGAAGGTGTATATGTTCTGTTGTCTGGTAACAGCATAACCTCTATCCGGTTGACTTTGTAA
- a CDS encoding RNA polymerase sigma factor, whose translation MELKQFKISVLPLRNKLLNYARKLTESPDDAEDAVQEVLLKLWNKRLELEQYRSIEAFAMTMTHNLCMDMWRTKHTTNVPLEYVQDATPSGTPERLLEIKDEIRLMHEIINSLPDLQRTIMRMKDIEEYETEEIADITGCNPEAIRSNLSRARKKVREIYMQTIQEKIRRKQA comes from the coding sequence ATGGAACTCAAACAATTTAAAATATCCGTTCTACCCCTCCGCAATAAACTATTGAATTATGCGCGGAAGTTGACCGAAAGTCCGGACGATGCAGAAGATGCCGTACAGGAAGTCCTGCTCAAGCTATGGAATAAAAGGCTTGAACTGGAACAGTACCGAAGTATTGAAGCATTCGCCATGACCATGACACATAATCTCTGTATGGATATGTGGCGTACTAAACATACAACCAACGTACCATTGGAATATGTGCAAGATGCCACCCCCAGCGGAACACCGGAACGGTTGCTTGAAATAAAAGACGAAATTCGCCTGATGCATGAGATTATCAATTCACTGCCCGACTTGCAGCGCACCATCATGCGGATGAAGGATATCGAAGAGTACGAAACAGAAGAAATTGCCGACATCACAGGTTGTAATCCGGAGGCTATCCGAAGTAACCTGTCGAGAGCACGAAAGAAAGTGAGGGAAATTTACATGCAAACCATACAAGAAAAAATAAGGAGGAAACAAGCATGA
- a CDS encoding DUF6108 family protein, with protein sequence MKKLIRTLLCCLLFLLSTGMYAQKGLQIASVFQKYGNEKGATYVELSKMLSKTWDITHYQSLKLSKAEKALPDIYRCLEADREYAKKIKEVVTDGRIQSGYYQLPPVKDQTNRFILFRLGKKGEATLIYIEGEIDSDDLVTLIFSKD encoded by the coding sequence ATGAAAAAGCTCATTCGTACCCTGCTATGCTGCCTGCTGTTTCTACTCAGCACCGGTATGTACGCCCAAAAGGGGCTACAAATAGCTTCCGTATTTCAGAAATACGGTAATGAGAAAGGGGCCACTTATGTGGAATTATCGAAGATGTTATCCAAAACATGGGACATAACCCATTACCAAAGCCTAAAGCTGTCGAAAGCCGAAAAAGCATTACCTGACATTTACCGTTGTCTGGAAGCCGATCGGGAATATGCCAAAAAGATCAAAGAGGTAGTCACAGATGGACGCATTCAATCGGGATACTATCAGCTGCCTCCGGTAAAAGACCAAACCAATCGATTCATATTGTTCCGACTCGGGAAGAAAGGCGAAGCTACGCTTATCTATATCGAAGGAGAAATAGACAGCGATGACCTTGTTACACTGATATTCAGCAAAGACTAA
- a CDS encoding endo-1,4-beta-xylanase, with translation MKYFNHKIIGIAMICITVMACTDEYNCNLQVEKPEEVANSEYLASFDLLKSYITRDAGSPFKLTANMSSTDFLKKDIAYSTILSNFDGIDVGGSFTPISSLKEDNSYDFGGMQLLSDAIKGTDITLYGGTLCSNQGQRTAYYNELIQPIIIPFVPEKGKTVICDFENDEIGTVYGMTGGSQAVVENDPDGKSGKALHVGTDDNKAAYSHPKFNVKLPEGRKLGDYVNLTIDMRIVNQDGLWGAGMRVFINGQEFNVGTNAQGIGCNSNSWNRGAVISLNSATAPGFILPESLKSLTEFELAVGSASGGAQYFLDNIVMNYEVSATGVTKIDFEKDELGKEYPMTNGNSSVVENDPQGQSGKVLHVGSAGNLASYTYPKFKIKLQESRTLGDYTGLSLDMFLIDGKGGWGSGMRVVINGQEFNCGQGPFNFGCEANKWGRGKIYITFLKEGETAGGGKIAIPNSMKDLTEIELAVGSGSGEWHAYIDNINLHWKADDTIIEKTPEEKKDIFTEEMNKWIGGIVNAGGESVKVWNIVGEPLDKTIDANTFNWGEYLGEVEYARTAVKQARDTAKVDLNLFVSNTFNQSDEMGQKADELIALVKSWEADDVTRIDGYNILLHAVYSKDATSQKANEEMISELFGKLAQTDKLIRVSDLSMMVEDAEGKFIQTGKLTDDERSAAANYMAFIMKEYRKTIASDKQYGISISSITETNTGDKICPWTSKYNRNGMYEGIVEGLK, from the coding sequence ATGAAATACTTTAATCATAAGATAATCGGTATTGCCATGATATGTATAACGGTTATGGCATGCACCGATGAATACAATTGTAACCTTCAGGTAGAAAAACCTGAAGAAGTGGCCAATAGTGAATACTTGGCCAGCTTTGATTTGCTGAAATCGTATATTACCCGCGATGCCGGTTCACCGTTTAAGCTTACGGCAAACATGTCTTCAACAGACTTTTTAAAGAAAGACATTGCTTACAGTACCATTCTGAGCAACTTTGACGGTATAGATGTCGGTGGTTCTTTCACACCCATCAGTTCATTGAAAGAAGACAATTCCTACGATTTTGGTGGAATGCAACTTTTGTCCGATGCCATCAAAGGAACGGACATAACACTTTATGGTGGTACGCTCTGTTCCAACCAAGGACAACGCACCGCTTACTATAATGAACTGATACAGCCTATTATTATCCCCTTCGTACCCGAAAAAGGTAAAACTGTGATTTGCGACTTCGAGAATGATGAAATCGGTACAGTTTACGGTATGACCGGAGGAAGTCAGGCTGTAGTAGAAAATGATCCGGATGGAAAGAGCGGTAAAGCCCTCCATGTAGGTACCGACGATAACAAGGCCGCCTATTCACATCCTAAGTTCAACGTCAAGTTACCGGAAGGCCGAAAACTGGGCGACTACGTCAATCTGACCATTGATATGCGTATTGTGAATCAAGACGGGTTATGGGGTGCAGGTATGAGAGTCTTTATTAACGGACAAGAATTTAACGTAGGCACAAATGCCCAAGGAATCGGTTGTAATTCCAACTCCTGGAATCGCGGAGCAGTCATCAGCTTGAATAGTGCTACAGCTCCAGGCTTCATATTGCCGGAAAGCTTGAAGAGTCTTACAGAGTTTGAGTTGGCTGTCGGTTCGGCTTCGGGAGGCGCACAATATTTTCTTGACAATATTGTGATGAATTATGAAGTCTCTGCCACCGGTGTTACTAAAATCGACTTCGAAAAAGATGAACTGGGCAAAGAATATCCGATGACCAATGGCAACTCTTCAGTTGTAGAGAATGACCCTCAAGGTCAAAGTGGGAAAGTGTTACATGTAGGATCTGCAGGAAATCTGGCATCTTATACTTATCCTAAGTTCAAAATTAAATTGCAAGAGAGCAGAACCTTGGGTGATTATACCGGACTATCTCTCGATATGTTTTTAATTGATGGTAAAGGCGGCTGGGGTTCCGGCATGAGAGTGGTAATTAATGGACAAGAGTTCAACTGTGGCCAAGGACCGTTCAACTTCGGTTGTGAAGCTAACAAATGGGGACGAGGCAAAATTTATATCACATTCCTGAAAGAAGGTGAAACTGCGGGAGGTGGAAAGATCGCTATTCCCAATTCCATGAAGGATCTGACCGAAATAGAGCTGGCCGTAGGTTCAGGCTCGGGCGAGTGGCATGCTTACATCGATAATATCAACCTCCATTGGAAAGCCGATGATACCATCATCGAAAAAACTCCCGAAGAGAAAAAAGACATCTTTACGGAAGAGATGAATAAATGGATCGGTGGTATAGTAAATGCCGGTGGTGAATCTGTAAAAGTATGGAATATTGTAGGTGAACCACTTGACAAGACCATAGATGCCAACACCTTCAACTGGGGTGAATACTTGGGCGAAGTAGAATATGCACGCACAGCCGTAAAACAAGCTCGTGACACAGCGAAAGTTGATCTCAACCTCTTCGTCAGCAATACATTCAATCAATCTGATGAGATGGGACAGAAAGCCGATGAATTGATTGCATTGGTAAAATCCTGGGAAGCAGATGATGTAACCCGTATTGACGGATACAACATCCTTCTTCATGCGGTTTATTCCAAAGATGCCACTTCCCAGAAAGCCAATGAAGAGATGATTTCCGAATTGTTCGGCAAGCTGGCACAGACCGATAAACTGATACGTGTATCCGACCTCAGCATGATGGTGGAAGATGCAGAGGGTAAATTCATCCAGACCGGTAAACTGACTGATGATGAACGGAGTGCCGCCGCCAACTATATGGCTTTCATCATGAAAGAATATCGGAAAACTATTGCGTCAGACAAACAATATGGTATATCCATTTCAAGTATTACCGAAACCAATACCGGTGACAAGATTTGCCCCTGGACTTCGAAATACAATCGAAATGGAATGTATGAAGGAATAGTTGAAGGATTGAAATAA
- a CDS encoding nucleoside deaminase, producing MTKEELMRKAIELSTENVANGGGPFGAVIAKDGEIIATGTNRVTASCDPTAHAEVSAIRAAATKLGTFNLSGCEIYTSCEPCPMCLGAIYWARLERMYYGNNKTDAKNIGFDDSFIYDEIALKPADRKLPSEVLLHNEAIKAFEAWADKEDKIAY from the coding sequence ATGACCAAAGAAGAATTAATGAGAAAAGCGATCGAACTCTCTACGGAGAATGTCGCTAATGGTGGCGGCCCTTTTGGTGCTGTGATTGCCAAAGATGGAGAAATTATAGCTACCGGAACGAACCGCGTAACAGCCTCATGTGACCCTACGGCACATGCTGAAGTCAGTGCTATTCGTGCAGCAGCCACAAAGTTGGGTACTTTCAACCTCAGCGGATGCGAAATTTATACTTCCTGCGAACCCTGTCCCATGTGTCTCGGCGCTATTTACTGGGCACGACTGGAGAGAATGTATTACGGAAACAATAAGACTGATGCCAAAAATATAGGTTTTGATGACTCTTTCATTTATGATGAGATCGCTCTAAAACCTGCCGATCGCAAACTCCCCTCAGAAGTACTGCTACACAACGAAGCCATCAAAGCTTTTGAAGCATGGGCTGATAAGGAAGATAAAATAGCCTATTAA
- a CDS encoding DUF5627 domain-containing protein, whose translation MKKKLAYIGLASLLLSFTACESSDNEFPDFDYQTVYFASQYGLRTIELGEDEFLDNSLDNQHKVSIKAAWGGGYTNRKNVIIDTQVDESLCENLYFKGSDIPVTPMPSSYYTLAANRINIPKGEVMGGVEVQFNDAFFADKRSLGNYYVIPLKMTGVQGADSILQGKAAVQNPILTNSGDWSIQPKNFILYAVKYVNPWHGEYLRRGVDQAIINGVSSQLVRHQQYVEKDEKVKITTESLKDNILSLSTKDAQGNLFNYNLSMTFAEDGSCTIGSTSDDFTISGTGKFVKKGEKNSLGGKDRDAIYLDYTVDFKTKNMQYATKDTLVLSSRAVQGGKSFEIEIR comes from the coding sequence ATGAAAAAGAAATTAGCATATATCGGACTGGCTTCATTACTCTTGTCTTTCACAGCATGTGAAAGTTCAGACAATGAATTTCCCGACTTCGATTATCAAACTGTATATTTTGCCAGCCAATATGGCTTACGTACCATTGAATTAGGTGAGGATGAGTTCCTTGACAATTCTTTGGATAATCAGCACAAAGTATCCATCAAGGCTGCCTGGGGTGGCGGCTACACTAATCGTAAAAATGTGATTATTGATACCCAAGTAGATGAGTCACTTTGCGAGAACCTGTACTTCAAAGGTAGTGACATTCCTGTTACTCCTATGCCATCTTCTTATTATACATTGGCTGCCAACCGGATCAATATTCCCAAGGGTGAAGTTATGGGCGGTGTGGAAGTGCAATTCAACGATGCATTTTTCGCTGACAAGAGGTCTCTTGGCAATTACTATGTGATTCCGTTGAAGATGACGGGTGTGCAAGGCGCGGACTCCATTCTTCAGGGTAAAGCCGCTGTGCAAAATCCCATATTGACGAATAGCGGTGACTGGAGCATACAGCCCAAAAACTTCATATTGTATGCGGTGAAGTATGTCAATCCTTGGCATGGCGAATACCTGCGTCGTGGAGTGGATCAAGCTATCATAAATGGAGTCTCATCACAATTAGTGCGCCATCAGCAATATGTAGAGAAAGATGAAAAAGTAAAGATCACAACCGAAAGTTTGAAAGATAACATCTTATCATTATCAACAAAAGATGCACAGGGCAATCTTTTCAATTACAACCTCAGCATGACTTTTGCAGAAGACGGCAGTTGCACAATAGGTAGTACCTCTGATGACTTCACTATCTCAGGTACCGGCAAATTCGTAAAAAAGGGTGAAAAGAATAGCCTTGGCGGCAAAGATCGTGACGCTATCTACCTGGACTATACAGTCGACTTCAAGACCAAGAACATGCAGTATGCCACCAAGGATACATTGGTGTTGAGTAGCCGTGCCGTACAAGGCGGTAAATCATTCGAAATAGAAATAAGATAA
- a CDS encoding OmpP1/FadL family transporter, with amino-acid sequence MKKKSTIMALAVLVATSVSAQTVYDAANIISKDLNGTARFVGMGGAMGALGGDISTIGTNPAGIGIYRSNDAMVSFGFSSMGVESKLGSNTFNSDKNRWNFDNAGFVFSTKLGNVTTLRYVNFGFNYHKAKSFNRTMTMGGQYSLSQTDLMASQANQMYGAGMDLHQLTENNILPYDQDRVGWLGALGWDARLFETDDDPNNPYYSLGISPYATYKSVERGGVDQYDFNIAFNFNDRFYFGVTIGAYDVNYRKSYFYGEDMKEGNDYSISSENRINGAGWDAKFGFILRPMEDSPLRLGLAIHTPTFYKLTYTTRAAIQSNIWYVNNETGEEFQEHLSYDTYYELNDKDMKSEFELRTPWTYNLSIGYTVGSNLALGAEYEYQDYSKMAFYYPEGDKMEYESEEAKINNKGVSTFRIGAEYKVIPEFALRLGYNYSSAAFKNDAVKTLPYNSLNVDTDFANTKSLSNYTLGIGYRGSSFYADLAYKYSTQKADFYPFALPGNNGNYDVPAVTKVTNSRSQVLFTLGMRF; translated from the coding sequence ATGAAAAAGAAATCAACGATAATGGCTTTGGCTGTGCTCGTAGCGACAAGTGTGAGCGCACAGACTGTATATGATGCAGCAAATATAATAAGTAAAGATTTGAACGGAACCGCCCGCTTTGTGGGTATGGGTGGTGCAATGGGAGCTTTGGGTGGTGATATTTCTACTATTGGAACAAATCCTGCCGGTATTGGTATCTATCGCAGTAATGATGCAATGGTTTCATTTGGCTTTTCCAGTATGGGAGTCGAGAGTAAGCTAGGAAGTAATACATTTAATAGTGATAAAAACCGTTGGAATTTTGACAATGCAGGTTTTGTATTCTCTACGAAGCTCGGGAATGTAACGACCTTGCGTTATGTCAACTTTGGATTTAACTATCATAAAGCAAAATCATTCAATCGGACAATGACGATGGGAGGGCAATATAGTTTGTCGCAGACAGACTTGATGGCAAGCCAGGCGAATCAGATGTATGGTGCGGGAATGGATCTTCACCAGTTGACAGAAAACAATATTCTTCCGTATGATCAAGATAGAGTTGGCTGGTTAGGTGCTTTAGGATGGGATGCCCGTTTATTTGAAACAGATGACGATCCTAATAATCCTTATTATAGCTTAGGTATTAGCCCTTATGCTACTTATAAGTCTGTAGAAAGAGGTGGAGTGGATCAATATGATTTTAATATTGCTTTTAACTTTAATGATCGCTTTTATTTTGGTGTTACCATCGGAGCATACGATGTAAATTATCGTAAGTCTTATTTCTATGGCGAAGATATGAAAGAAGGTAATGACTATAGTATAAGCAGTGAAAATCGTATCAATGGTGCAGGTTGGGATGCTAAGTTCGGTTTTATTCTTCGTCCTATGGAAGACTCTCCTTTGCGCCTTGGATTAGCCATCCATACGCCAACCTTTTATAAACTGACTTATACTACCAGAGCAGCTATACAATCGAATATTTGGTATGTGAATAATGAAACAGGTGAAGAGTTTCAGGAACATCTCTCATATGATACTTATTATGAATTGAATGATAAAGATATGAAGAGCGAGTTTGAATTGCGTACTCCGTGGACATATAATTTAAGTATAGGTTATACAGTGGGAAGTAATTTGGCTTTAGGCGCTGAATATGAGTATCAGGATTATTCAAAAATGGCTTTCTATTACCCGGAAGGTGATAAAATGGAGTATGAGAGTGAAGAAGCAAAAATTAATAATAAAGGAGTGAGTACTTTCCGTATTGGTGCTGAGTATAAGGTAATCCCGGAATTTGCTCTTCGTTTGGGCTACAACTATAGCTCTGCTGCATTTAAGAATGATGCGGTTAAGACACTTCCTTATAATTCATTGAATGTAGATACTGACTTTGCAAATACGAAATCACTGAGTAATTATACGTTAGGTATTGGTTATAGAGGTTCTTCATTCTATGCTGATCTGGCTTATAAGTATTCTACTCAGAAAGCTGATTTTTATCCGTTTGCTTTGCCCGGTAATAATGGTAATTATGATGTACCGGCAGTAACGAAAGTAACAAACTCTCGTAGTCAGGTGCTATTTACTTTAGGTATGCGTTTCTAA
- the prmA gene encoding 50S ribosomal protein L11 methyltransferase, whose protein sequence is MKYLEFTFRTSPCTETVNDVLAAILGDAGFESFVEQEDGIAAYIQKDLYDETTVKTAIAEFPLPDTKIEYTFTEAEDKDWNEEWEKNFFQPIVIGDRCVIHSTFHHDVPQTEYDIVINPQMAFGTGHHETTSLIIGELLDSDLQGKSLLDMGCGTSILAILARMRGAAPCTAIDIDEWCVRNSLENIELNHVDKISVSQGDASSLNGLGPFDVIIANINRNILLNDMKQYVRCMHPGSELYMSGFYVDDIPLIQAEAERNGLQFVHHQEKNRWAAVKFKL, encoded by the coding sequence ATGAAATATTTAGAATTTACTTTCCGCACTTCCCCTTGCACTGAAACAGTGAACGATGTGCTTGCCGCCATTCTGGGTGATGCAGGTTTTGAGAGTTTTGTAGAACAAGAAGACGGTATTGCTGCCTACATACAAAAGGATTTGTATGATGAGACAACTGTAAAAACAGCTATTGCTGAATTCCCCCTACCGGATACAAAAATTGAATATACTTTTACAGAAGCTGAAGACAAAGATTGGAACGAGGAATGGGAAAAGAATTTCTTTCAACCGATTGTTATTGGTGACCGTTGCGTCATTCACAGCACTTTCCATCACGATGTTCCCCAAACTGAATATGACATCGTAATCAATCCGCAAATGGCTTTCGGTACGGGTCACCACGAAACTACCAGTCTCATCATCGGTGAACTGCTGGACAGTGACCTGCAAGGAAAGTCTTTACTCGATATGGGGTGCGGTACTTCTATCCTTGCCATTCTTGCCCGCATGCGTGGTGCTGCACCTTGCACCGCTATCGATATTGATGAATGGTGTGTACGCAATTCCCTTGAAAATATTGAACTGAACCATGTAGACAAAATCTCCGTATCACAAGGGGATGCTTCTTCTCTGAATGGGCTAGGTCCGTTTGATGTGATTATTGCCAACATCAACCGTAATATTCTGCTAAATGACATGAAACAATATGTGCGCTGTATGCATCCGGGCTCAGAACTGTATATGAGCGGTTTTTATGTAGATGACATTCCATTGATTCAGGCAGAAGCTGAACGTAATGGATTGCAATTTGTACACCATCAGGAGAAAAATCGTTGGGCAGCAGTAAAGTTCAAACTTTAG